TACCTATTTATAAGAACTTAAAGTTGGCATCTGAGGTAGATGGTAAAATAAATCGCTTGGCTATTGTATTAGATTGGCTAAAAAGTgatcaatttaattatttttaattttataactaatcTTTAactatacaatatttatataatatatggatatatatggatgatatatatatatatccatatatatatatatttatatatatatatatatatatatatatatatatatatatatatatggatatatatatatatatatccatatatatccatatatataatatatccaTCTTTGTCTATGATCTTTTTCTTACGCTTAAGTGAAAGACGAATGCCGTTGGCTTTTGtcttttgaaaatcaaaaatagtaACTGAAGTGCTCTTGAGGTGCCTTCTGATTATCGAGTTATCATTTTGCAAAGTGCAGCAAAGAAAAGAGGGTTTATGCAGTTGCCTGCTTGCTGTTTAAACTAACTACCGTTCAGTTCGTGTGGCATCCAAGCACCGAGCTTCAAGGTCTTTCTCATTTTGTAAAAGTGGTACTTTATAGtatcataaatatattcaaGTTTGTTTGCTAAGCAGCGCGTAGTTAATTGTGGATTTTGCTGTAGCCTCAGGCGACGAATCCTGACTTTCTGGAAAACTACCCGATTTTCTGGATAACtaactgtttaaaatgaaaaactttattttttgtaaaataaccAAATGTTCTATTATGCATGACATGTTCcgatattttttagaaaattaatagCACTGATATAGTCCTATAGTTGGGAATGTTTCCAACTATAGGCCTATATCAGCACTATTAAAAAccaataagtttaaattttgaaaatctttaattttaagtagaaATTTGGCTCAAACTTATGTAAGAAGACATTTTTGTTAACAATCTCATTTTggcttttttcaaattactttgtAACTGCtgtttaaaacatacttatatATGGGCGTAAagataatgaaaaaagttattaaaatgtgtaaaaatattattttactttcattgatctcaataaaaagtttgttttttgcttAAGTAATTCAAaggaaaaagttcaaaattaaataaatgatgGTTAATTACTAAAGCTTTATAGTAAGCAAAAACACACATGCAGAGTTGTATTTGGTGCACACAGAACTTTTCATTGCGATCCTCTGTTAAGGAAACTTAGTGCCTTAAgtgtatataaacttaatattcacCAAGTTTTACAACtcatgtttaaaacaaaacatggaTTTGCTGCTATTGTATTCAAGTTGTACTTTAGTGATATTTCGCACAAATACACTAttcaattttcaattaataacttttttggtCCTAGAACTAACTTGAAACTTAGCTCTTACCAAATCCAATACCGTttatatgaaaacatttttttaaatttattgcaaaaaagaaTAATGTTCAAAAAATCTCTTTGGAACAGCTCAGGAAGAATCTAAGAGTCTCTTATTACaaaaagactttgatttaaaatatctcttttaaaGTAAAGACATAAATGATctaagttatctaaaaaatagtaattgacACTGATAGCAACTTTCTACTACTTTCTCTTTTGatgcaaatttaattaaatcaaatttagttttttcttgaaaaactgccatacttttaagttgtttgttaatCTTAAATATATTGCATTATATTTCAAAACGTGTCAATAAGCGTGTTTGAAATTCTAATTATGTACTTAACTACTTTTTATTCATGTATATTAACTGACAATTTTGGAGCACCAAAAGTGGTACTCGGTGATACAAAAGTGGTACTCGGTGATAAGtttatgtcttctacttgctccagtttttttatttattaacaagatttattttattgtaaatattaatgtacggcaaatatataataatagttataacaataataaaacagtaATTAGTgtaaaagctattaaaaataattattaagtttaGTAAAACCGTTTCATTTACGAAATGATAAGCAGCATCTCCTATCAAAATACTGTTGGAAATTAGTGTTTCCAACCGGTTTTAAACGAAAACCGCTGATATAAATGAAAACCGTCGGTTTTCAAAAACGGTTTTAGCGGTTTTTTCGTACAATGTCTTTggaatgtttatttattatagaaagttataaaaaatcaaatttttaagtaatttaatttttattttattatttagattgtattttGCTGGAAAACTTAACATgtcttttcattttcaaaattatacaagtattcaaaaaaaaaagttaaaatatcgAACAAAATACGCAAAtatattcgaaaataataaataaaaaatattcgaaTACTCGAATAGGATGGTctattctttatattaaaaatttttattccttAGAAAAACATACAGAtatatttagattatattttGGTTCAATAAGATAATAACATATAGgagtgtaataaaattattcacgATAATGTTTCtatcaattatttaattttttgaaagtataCTTATCTTCCAGATAAATCATGTCATCAGTTTGGAAACTTGCTGCCCGGCGTAAAATTCCAAACTCAAAAGATGTTGAAGGCATCTGTAATAGATGCGGTTCTGTTGTTACATGCTCCGGTGGACCTACAACTTCTTTGCGGAATCATATTTTGCGTCATGAAATTACTATCAATAGTCCTATGACTGGAGAACCAAGCAGTAGTTCAAATCCACCACcggaaaaaagatttaaaaccaTGAActgttatttacaaaaaacaagtCTTAAAGAAGTTGCAGCTGATCTAGCTACAGATAGTGTTTTGGTTAATCCAATAACTAACAACAAACTTATTTGTTTATCGATTCAATAAAGAGGAAATCATCTTGCTAAAAGTTCAACAACTGTGGTGAATATAATCCATCaatatttttctgataaaaaggATGTAATGAAACaagaaattatcaaaaaaaattaaatggaaaataaattcAGCTTAACGCATGATGTATACACATCTATGAAAACAGAAGGTACATTGGTGTTAACCTGCATGAAAGCGaatgtaaaaaaatctataaaactgGCCTTTTGGTTTCTGTCCAGCTGAAtacttaacaaaatataataaggATCATTTGAATTCATTGACGTCTGTATGGAAAGAGATGCAATAGGTTCTACTCAAGATGATGCAGCAATCCACAAGAAGCTTATGCAATTAACGGACATTGTTGATCAGTTTTGCTTTAATCATGCAATTCATCTTGATGTATGCAATACgtcatgcaaaaaaaataaagacacaAACGTACCAATTCTCAAGAAAACGGACGGTGATTCAGAAAAGGATAAGCATGGAACTTACGAtgataattttagttttgaatcaGTAAACAATAAGATTAATGTTGATTACCCTGAGATTTTTATCAATGCACGAAAAGTAGTGAAATTCATCAATTCGTAATCAAATTTTTCAGATGAAAGTTACTGATCAATTTGGTAAAGAAATGAACTGCATCTTGATGTTTGTCATCGTTTGAATTCACTTTTTTCAATGGCTGCGCCATGGTTAAAAACCATGACGCACTGAATTAAATGCTCTTGTTGTAATCAATAAGCTAGATTTTGAGTCATTAGCTTCATTACATGCCGCATTTTCATTAGAGCCAGCAAAACTAGCAGTGGAATTCCATTGCAGAGAAGATGCAACGTTATTGACAGCAGATGATGTTCTTGAATTCATGCttgcaaaagtattttttatgaataaggAAATCGCatctttattgcatttaaagttgaaaaagcGCGTCAATGAAAGAAGTAACAGAAATGTTATGCACTTGTTAAGGTGACTAAAAGATCCTTCAgttgttttatagctttatttAGCTGCTTTTCTTAAGGATGAATTAAACGTACTTCTCAATAAAGATATCATCACACACTTGCCCAAATCTACTGATCAATCCAAATGGCTTAAACAAGAGTTTTTGATGTACCGAAATACGggcaaaagaacaaaaaatctttaaaaaatttacaattcgATTCTTTTTATAAAGCCCACATCAACAGATGTCAAACGAATTTTTTCGAGCTGCACTAGTTTCTGCGCAAAAATCAGATCAAGATTATCTGATGAATCGttaaaatctttagtttttcttaaaaattttttacaataaaaataagtcattataaattttatttcgaaatataaacaaaatgtcaGAACACTatgtttaaatatcttttttaataaacaatgcaaagtaaaattaaatgagttttataATTTAGCAAGAAAAACCGAAAACCACGGTTAACCgcggtttttttataaatggagTTTTTTGGAAACCCTTGTTggaaataatacaaaataaatatatttcgcatattaaaacagaatttttatatttttggcttGCAATTCCATAAAAACGCAtggtatttgattttttatctatttattttttggagGAAGGAGGGGAGGGGGGTGGCTGGGAAAGGTGGGGGACTATtgtgagaaatttttttattaacatactTTACTTGTATTAATCTACTTTAAATTGGGAAAGGGGGGGGACTATtgtgagaaatttttttattaacatattttactCGTATTAATctactttaaaatgaaaaacaaatcgCTCAAGGTAAATTtatcggtaaaaaaaaattttttttttgaagattttggtctaattttttgcataaattgttttaaaagtttttaaataaattctctTTTCAATGTGTCAAATTTCTGACTAACTGGcggtttttgaaactttttacctttttttcttAGTTACGCCCCATGGTCACACGTTTAAGcatattaacttattaaaatctgCCAACAGAACACAGCGTTAATTTTAGGCCAAAATCTTTCATCGCGTATTGTTCGCGCGACCAGTAAAACTAAATGTCGTGTAGACTGGAATATTTTTTATGTCTGGTTCAGTCTACATTAAAGCATGCAGTTAAGTAATCAAGGATCATGGCTTAATTAGTAAAAAGCTGAATGTTTTAATGTGTTGAAATAGgagttgtattttttgtttatggaagaatatatgtatttttacatattcttcgtattattttaatcataataaataaGTCTACAAAAGGATGCTCAATAAACCACTATTTTACCTCTTCTATACACAcagttttatatttgaaattgaTACTTGCAttaatatctttctttttagctagagattttgaaaattaataaataaatcttgagatatcttattttttcttgtaaaaattgatatttttgattttcaaaaagtcttaaaacctaaaataatgaattaactttaaaatctctAACTAAATATGGACCTAATACACTAAGGACCATTTGcggaattttttcataaatgaattaaaagataagTATGAGTTTATCTCTGATGTTTCTATGTGACTTTTTGACTAATTTTCAGAAAACTggcagccatttttaaaaaatatttttttattatttgattaaaaaactatttttaagactttatcttgaatattaaaatgtgaatgttatacaattttttatttatttgtcactttacatttaaatttttttttttttaattttatagctgatgaaacatatttcataaaaataatcacAGTGGACCAGAGAGACCGCCAGGTTTTATGTCGTGtcaattaaacaaaacttttttatttaagagtatttattttataataatagaaaaagttgtttttaaaatctaaaccaAGTGCTAAGGGTCCCAAATGGGGCAAAAGGGAAGATTGAGGGGCCCCAAACccatttaagattttttttttcaattataatttttttttctccctGCATTTAGTTTAGAagtttatatttgcaaaattattttaaaattattatatttcattagtCAGATACAGCGCCCCCAggatctaataaaaaatataaaactcttttacttttttagtttattttttatttatcaatcttttttctttaatttatttagataaattgaataaaatttaaaacaataaaacgactaatatttacaaatattactgATATATGGAACATAAACCAACTAAACATAACTAACTCTTCTTCCGTTAAAGTCAATCACAGAAGAGAGAAGTCTTTCGCCATATTCTTTGTTTGCAACTTTTCGCTTGAACCTGTTCCATGTTGGTTTGAATTTTGAATGAATTGATTCTCCGCATTGTTCAGCAAACTTAGATAAGCCACAATTGTGGTATTCAACAAAAGGTTGCACATGACATAAGAGTATATGTACTTTCCAActaattgaaagttttttccCAAGTATGCCAGCAATTTCCTGAGCAGATAAAAAGGAGTTCTTAAATTTTAGAATGGCCTGCTGATACTCAAGCTCAACTGTTCTACCGAAACAAGAATCTTTTACAaccttaaaatcttttaaacactGGAGAATTGGCACAAGATCAGGATATTcatacaaaacaacttttttcaactCATCAACATACTTAAGTATCTGGTTTGAATTATTCCCATCCCAACCTCTACCTTGATATCCTTTCTGTAGTACaccattatttttcaaaaaattatcaaatccTGGCCAAAGATCCATTAATAAACATCCCAGTGTAGTTACTATTCCTATCAGGATATGTAATTCAGGTGAAGGTACTAAATGTTGGATTAGTGTTTCTGGATCTTCATCGATGTAGAGAATTCTTGGATATATCACattcataaaatgtttcatattGGATTTCCTTGAACTATTTTCTACAGTGTATCTTTGATACCAATAGTCAAGGCTTCCAAACGTTCGCAGTTTACCACAAACTTCACTTGAGTCTCCTTCACACCAAAGACAAGCTTTTTTTCCTGCATGGCTTGAAATTCCAAAAACTGCATTAGCACATTTCAAATCAAAAGCTGCTGAAAACTTAACATCTTGTAAATTTAGTTTCtctaaaattattcttaaattgaAGTTTGATTCTTGCACATCTCCAACTATGGAGAGGATTTGACAGCGTTGTACACCactatttaagtataaatttgaagtagtattttcattaatatcaaaaacatttacaatgaCTTTCATGAAACCACCTCCTCCATCCATAGAAATATGAACAAAAGCTGATTGGGGATCAAGACTACGTTGATTTATTAAATCTAGAATAAAACTAGATGTGTTTTGAACAAAAACAAGGTCTTTTATAGTAGTACCATCAGTACTATCAAGGAAGTTGAcctgaaaaataacaataagtaaaaaaaaattttaaacgatataattaatttttaatactaaaaaatatattagtgcTACCTTTTCTACTTgataaaaatgagataaaaactCTTCTAGGTcactcatttttcaaaaatgctgTTTTCTACTGCTGACTTACTTCCCATTCCTTTTCGAAGAGTAGATATCAATACCCCTGTTTTATTCAGAGAAAGTTCTAACACTATTTGAAGTTCCTTAATCATCTGAAGAGATACTTGTT
This portion of the Hydra vulgaris chromosome 13, alternate assembly HydraT2T_AEP genome encodes:
- the LOC136090170 gene encoding uncharacterized protein LOC136090170; its protein translation is MSDLEEFLSHFYQVEKVNFLDSTDGTTIKDLVFVQNTSSFILDLINQRSLDPQSAFVHISMDGGGGFMKVIVNVFDINENTTSNLYLNSGVQRCQILSIVGDVQESNFNLRIILEKLNLQDVKFSAAFDLKCANAVFGISSHAGKKACLWCEGDSSEVCGKLRTFGSLDYWYQRYTVENSSRKSNMKHFMNVIYPRILYIDEDPETLIQHLVPSPELHILIGIVTTLGCLLMDLWPGFDNFLKNNGVLQKGYQGRGWDGNNSNQILKYVDELKKVVLYEYPDLVPILQCLKDFKVVKDSCFGRTVELEYQQAILKFKNSFLSAQEIAGILGKKLSISWKVHILLCHVQPFVEYHNCGLSKFAEQCGESIHSKFKPTWNRFKRKVANKEYGERLLSSVIDFNGRRVSYV